A region from the Medicago truncatula cultivar Jemalong A17 chromosome 6, MtrunA17r5.0-ANR, whole genome shotgun sequence genome encodes:
- the LOC25481041 gene encoding disease resistance protein RPV1, producing the protein MAMQSPPSSSSFSYAFTYQVFLSFRGTDTRHGFTGNLYKALTDKGIKTFIDDNDLQRGDEITPSLLKAIEESRIFIPVFSINYATSKFCLDELVHIIHCYKTEGRLVLPVFFGVDPTNVRHHTGRYGEALAGHEKRFQNDKNNMERLHQWKLALTQAANLSGYHSSHGYEYKFIGDIVKYISNKISRQPLHVANYPVGLQSRVQHVKSLLDEGSDDGVHMVGLYGTGGLGKSTLGKAIYNFISDQFECSCFLENVRENSASNKLKHLQEELLLKTLQQKTKLGSVSEGIPYIKERLHTKKTLLILDDVDDMKQLHALAGGPDWFGRGSRVIITTRDKHLLRSHGIKSTHEVKGLYGTEALELLRWMAFKNNKVPSSYEDVLNRAVSYASGLPLVLEIVGSNLFGKTIEEWKGTLDGYEKIPNKKIHEILKVSYDALEEEQQSVFLDIACCFKGCGWKEFEDILRAHYGHCIKHHLGVLAEKSLVKISSTSYSGSINHVTLHDFIEDMGKEVVRQESPKEPGERSRLWCQDDIVNVLKENTGTRKIEMIYMNFPSEEFVIDKKGKAFKKMTRLKTLIIENVHFSKGLKYLPSSLRVLKLRGCLSESLLSCSLSKKFQNMKILTLDRCEYLTHIPDVSGLQNLEKFSFEYCENLITIHNSIGHLNKLERLSANGCSKLERFPPLGLASLNELNISYCESLKSFPKLLCKMTNMKTIWLQKTSIRELPSSFQNLNELFQLTLWECGMLRFPKQNDQMYSIVFSKVTNLVLNNCKLSDECLPIFLKWCVNVKLLDLSRNNFKLIPECLSECHLLNNLILDNCKSLEEIRGIAPNLERLSAMGCKSLSSSSRRMLLSQKLNEAGCIISFPNFSDGIPDWFEHQSRGDTISFWFRKKIPSNISVILFPGCMSTPQLCLFVNGYKCFPCNYLLWGFVLFEILESEHSFLFNLKLEEEITHLCRLSEMDEAILRNEWIHVELNFVKNVWNKSIHVTEKLSSAQIGIHVRMEKSNAEENVIFTDPHRGCRNTSLSQFEPPLKKQRLVEVVVSETEIWQQQYLALVSGMQNLVLTETKEEHHC; encoded by the exons ATGGCTATGCAATCACCTCCCTCTTCCTCTTCATTTTCATATGCATTCACTTACCAAGTGTTCCTTAGTTTTAGGGGCACTGACACTCGCCACGGTTTTACCGGCAATCTCTACAAGGCTCTTACTGACAAGGGAATCAAAACCTTCATTGATGACAATGATCTTCAAAGAGGAGATGAAATCACACCATCACTCCTCAAGGCCATCGAAGAATCTAGGATTTTTATTCCTGTGTTTTCTATCAACTACGCCACTTCAAAATTTTGCTTGGACGAACTTGTTCACATTATTCATTGCTACAAGACAGAAGGTCGCCTCGTTTTGCCTGTTTTCTTTGGTGTGGATCCTACTAATGTGCGACATCATACAGGTCGTTATGGTGAAGCATTGGCTGGACATGAAAAGAGGTTTCAAAATGATAAGAATAACATGGAGCGATTGCATCAATGGAAGTTGGCTCTGACCCAAGCTGCTAACTTGTCCGGCTACCATTCTAGTCATGG ATATGAATACAAGTTTATTGGCGATATAGTCAAATACATCTCCAACAAGATCAGTCGTCAGCCCTTACATGTTGCCAATTACCCTGTTGGATTACAGTCTCGAGTACAACATGTGAAATCGCTTCTTGATGAAGGATCTGATGATGGAGTCCACATGGTAGGACTTTATGGTACTGGAGGCTTGGGTAAATCAACACTTGGAAaagcaatttataattttatttctgATCAATTTGAATGCTCATGTTTTCTTGAAAATGTGAGAGAGAATTCAGCTTCAAATAAATTGAAACATCTCCAGGAGGAACTCCTTTTAAAAACACTTCAACAGAAAACTAAGTTAGGAAGTGTTAGTGAGGGAATTCCTTATATAAAGGAAAGGCTGCATACAAAGAAGACTCTTTTGATTCTCGATGATGTTGACGATATGAAGCAACTACATGCTTTGGCAGGAGGACCTGATTGGTTCGGCCGTGGAAGCAGGGTCATCATTACCACTCGAGACAAACACTTACTAAGAAGTCATGGGATAAAAAGTACGCATGAAGTGAAAGGGCTGTATGGAACAGAAGCTCTTGAGTTGTTGAGATGGATGGCTTTTAAGAATAACAAAGTACCTTCAAGTTATGAAGACGTTTTAAATCGTGCAGTTTCATATGCTTCGGGCCTTCCCTTAGTTTTAGAAATAGTGGGTTCCAACTTGTTTGGAAAGACGATAGAAGAATGGAAGGGTACATTAGATGGATATGAAAAGATTCCCAATAAAAAGATCCACGAGATACTTAAAGTAAGTTATGATGCTTTGGAGGAAGAGCAGCAAAGTGTTTTTCTAGACATTGCCTGTTGCTTCAAAGGATGTGGATGGAAGGAGTTTGAAGATATACTACGTGCTCATTATGGCCATTGCATAAAACATCATCTAGGAGTGTTGGCTGAAAAATCTCTCGTTAAGATTAGTAGTACTTCTTATTCGGGATCTATTAATCATGTGACATTACATGACTTTATAGAGGACATGGGTAAAGAAGTCGTACGACAAGAATCGCCTAAAGAGCCAGGAGAAAGAAGTAGGTTATGGTGTCAAGATGATATAGTTaatgttttaaaagaaaacact ggaactagaaaaattgaaatgatatatATGAATTTCCCCTCTGAGGAATTCGTAATAGACAAGAAAGGAAAGGCCTTCAAGAAGATGACAAGACTGAAAACGCTTATCATTGAAAATGTCCATTTTTCTAAAGGTCTCAAGTATCTTCCAAGCAGTTTGAGAGTATTGAAATTACGTGGATGTTTATCAGAGTCTCTATTATCATGTAGTTTAAGCAAG AAGTTCCAGAACATGAAAATCTTGACATTGGACAGGTGTGAATATTTAACCCATATACCTGATGTCTCAGGTCTTCAAAATTTAGAAAAGTTCTCCTTTGAATATTGTGAGAATTTAATTACAATTCACAATTCAATTGGACACCTCAATAAACTTGAAAGGTTAAGTGCAAATGGTTGCAGCAAACTCGAACGTTTTCCACCTTTAGGGCTTGCATCCCTTAATGAATTGAATATCTCTTATTGTGAGAGTCTCAAGAGTTTTCCAAAATTATTATGCAAGATGACAAATATGAAAACGATTTGGTTGCAGAAAACTTCCATAAGAGAATTGCCATCTTCATTTCAAAATCTCAATGAACTTTTTCAGTTAACGCTATGGGAATGTGGAATGCTGAGGTTCCCAAAACAGAATGATCAAATGTATTCTATAGTGTTTTCAAAAGTGACAAATCTTGTTCTCAATAATTGCAAGCTCTCAGATGAATGTCTCCCAATATTTCTCAAGTGGTGTGTTAATGTGAAATTGCTAGACTTATCAAGGAACAATTTCAAACTTATTCCTGAGTGCCTTAGTGAATGTCACCTTCTTAATAACCTTATATTGGATAACTGCAAGTCTCTGGAGGAAATTAGAGGGATTGCACCAAATCTTGAAAGGCTTTCTGCAATGGGATGCAAATCATTGAGTTCCTCAAGTAGAAGAATGCTATTGAGTCAG AAGCTAAATGAGGCTGGATGCATTATTTCTTTCCCAAACTTCAGTGATGGGATTCCAGATTGGTTCGAGCACCAAAGCAGGGGAGACACAATTTCTTTCTGGTTTCGTAAAAAGATCCCTTCTAATATTTCTGTTATTCTTTTTCCGGGATGTATGTCTACTCCACAACTTTGTTTGTTTGTCAATGGCTATAAATGTTTTCCTTGTAATTATTTACTCTGgggttttgttttatttgagaTTTTGGAGTCAgaacattcatttttgtttaatcTGAAATTGGAAGAAGAGATTACACATTTGTGTCGCCTGTCTGAAATGGACGAAGCAATTTTAAGAAATGAATGGATCCATGTGGAGCTTAATTTTGTAAAGAATGTTTGGAATAAATCGATCCATGTGACTGAAAAATTAAGCAGTGCGCAAATAGGAATCCACGTGAGGATGGAGAAAAGCAACGCAGAGGAGAATGTGATATTCACCGATCCTCATAGAGGATGTAGAAATACTTCATTATCACAATTTGAGCCTCCTCTGAAAAAGCAAAGATTGGTGGAAGTGGTAGTTTCAGAGACAGAAATTTGGCAGCAGCAATATCTAGCTTTAGTGTCAGGCATGCAAAACTTGGTGCTTACTGAAACAAAAGAGGAACACCATTGCTAG
- the LOC25480793 gene encoding disease resistance protein RPP4, producing the protein MAIQSPSSSSSFSYGFTYQVFLSFRGIDTRHGFTGNLYKALTDKGIKTFIDDNDLQRGDEITPSLRKAIDESRIFIPVFSIFYASSSFCLDELVHIIHCYKTKGRLVLPVFFGVEPTNVRHLKGSYGEALAEHEKRFQNDKNNMERLHQWKLALTQAANLSGYHSSHGYEYKFIGEIVKNISNKISHQPLHVANYPVGLQSRVQHVKSLLDEGSDHGAHMVGLYGTGGLGKSTLGKAIYNFIADEFECSCFLENVRENSASNKLKHLQEELLLKTLQLEIKLGGVSEGISHIKERLHSKKILLILDDVDDMEQLQALAGEPDWFGLGSRVIITTRDKHLLRSHGIESTHEVEGLYGTEALELLRWMAFKNNKVPSSYEDVLNRAVSYASGLPLVLEIVGSNLFGKTIEEWKGTLDGYEKIPNKKIHEILKVSYDALEEEQQSVFLDIACCFKGCGWKEFEYILRAHYGHRITHHLVVLAEKSLVKITHPHYGSINELTLHDLIKEMGKEVVRQESPKEPGERSRLWCEDDIVNVLKENTKFQNMKILTLDRCEYLTHIPDVSGLQNLEKFSFEYCENLITIHNSIGHLNKLERLSANGCSKLERFPPLGLASLNELNISYCESLKSFPKLLCKMTNMKMIWLQKTSIRELPSSFQNLNELFLLTLWECGMLRFPKQNDQMYSIVFSKVTNLILHDCKLSDECLPIFLKWCVNVTSLDLSYNNFKLIPECLSECHLLNILILDNCKSLEEIRGIPPNLEMLSAMGCKSLSSSSRRMLLSQKLHEAGCILFRFPNFSDGIPDWFEHQSRGDTISFWFRKKIPSNISIILFPGCTCSPKVDVIVNGYKCFPCSYLFWGFDSIEILELEHSFLLNLKLKQQISLLGRMSEMEKALLKNEWIHVELNFVKNVWNKGIQVIEKLSSAQMGIHVRMEKSNAEENVIFTDPHREYRNTSLLQFEPPLKKQRLVEVVVSDTEI; encoded by the exons GCAAGGCCATTGATGAATCTAGGATTTTTATTCCTGTGTTTTCTATCTTCTATGCCTCTTCTTCGTTTTGTTTGGACGAACTTGTCCACATAATTCACTGCTACAAGACAAAGGGTCGCCTCGTTTTGCCTGTTTTCTTCGGCGTGGAACCTACTAACGTGCGACATCTGAAAGGTAGTTATGGTGAAGCATTGGCTGAGCATGAAAAGAGGTTTCAAAATGATAAGAATAACATGGAGAGGTTGCATCAATGGAAGTTGGCTCTGACCCAAGCTGCTAACTTGTCCGGCTACCATTCTAGTCATGG ATATGAATACAAGTTTATTGGAGAGATAGTCAAGAACATCTCCAACAAGATCAGTCATCAGCCCTTACATGTTGCCAATTACCCTGTTGGATTACAGTCTCGAGTACAACATGTGAAATCGCTTCTTGATGAAGGATCTGATCATGGAGCCCACATGGTAGGACTTTATGGTACTGGAGGCTTGGGTAAATCAACACTTGGAAaagcaatttataattttattgctGATGAATTTGAATGCTCATGTTTTCTTGAAAATGTGAGAGAGAATTCAGCTTCAAATAAATTGAAACATCTCCAGGAGGAGCTCCTTTTAAAAACACTTCAACTTGAAATTAAGTTAGGAGGTGTTAGTGAGGGAATTTCTCATATAAAGGAAAGGCTGCATTCAAAGAAGATTCTTTTGATTCTCGATGATGTTGACGATATGGAGCAACTACAGGCTTTGGCAGGAGAACCTGATTGGTTTGGCCTTGGAAGCAGGGTCATCATTACCACTCGAGACAAACACTTGCTAAGAAGTCATGGGATAGAAAGTACGCATGAAGTGGAAGGGCTGTATGGGACAGAAGCTCTTGAGTTGTTGAGATGGATGGCTTTTAAGAATAACAAAGTCCCTTCAAGTTATGAAGACGTTTTAAATCGTGCAGTTTCATATGCTTCGGGCCTTCCCTTAGTTTTAGAAATAGTGGGTTCCAACTTGTTTGGAAAGACGATAGAAGAATGGAAGGGTACATTAGATGGATATGAAAAGATTCCCAATAAAAAGATCCACGAGATACTTAAAGTAAGCTATGATGCTTTGGAGGAAGAGCAGCAAAGTGTTTTTCTAGACATTGCCTGTTGCTTCAAAGGATGTGGATGGAAGGAGTTTGAATATATACTTCGTGCTCATTATGGCCATCGCATAACACATCATCTAGTAGTGTTGGCTGAAAAATCTCTCGTTAAGATTACTCATCCCCATTATGGATCTATTAATGAACTGACACTACATGACTTGATAAAGGAAATGGGTAAAGAAGTCGTCCGACAAGAATCGCCCAAAGAGCCTGGAGAAAGAAGTAGATTATGGTGTGAAGATGATATAGTTaatgttttaaaagaaaacact AAGTTCCAGAACATGAAAATCTTGACATTGGACAGGTGTGAATATTTAACCCATATACCTGATGTCTCAGGTCTTCAAAATTTAGAAAAGTTCTCCTTTGAATATTGTGAGAATTTAATTACAATTCACAATTCAATTGGACACCTCAATAAACTTGAAAGGTTAAGTGCAAATGGTTGCAGCAAACTCGAACGTTTTCCACCTTTAGGGCTTGCATCCCTTAATGAATTGAATATCTCTTATTGTGAGAGTCTCAAGAGTTTTCCAAAATTATTATGCAAGATGACaaatatgaaaatgatttggttgCAGAAAACTTCCATAAGAGAATTGCCATCTTCATTTCAAAATCTCAATGAACTTTTTCTGTTAACGCTATGGGAATGTGGAATGCTGAGGTTCCCAAAACAGAATGATCAAATGTATTCTATAGTGTTTTCAAAAGTGACAAATCTTATTCTCCATGATTGCAAGCTCTCAGATGAATGTCTCCCAATATTTCTCAAGTGGTGTGTTAATGTGACATCTCTAGACTTATCATATAACAATTTCAAACTTATTCCTGAGTGCCTTAGTGAATGTCACCTTCTTAATATCCTTATATTGGATAACTGCAAGTCTCTGGAGGAAATTAGAGGGATTCCACCAAATCTTGAAATGCTTTCTGCAATGGGATGCAAATCATTGAGTTCTTCAAGTAGAAGAATGCTATTGAGTCAG AAGCTACATGAGGCTGGATGCATTCTTTTTCGTTTCCCAAACTTCAGTGATGGGATTCCAGATTGGTTCGAGCACCAAAGCAGGGGAGACACAATTTCTTTCTGGTTTCGTAAAAAGATCCCTTCTAATATTTCTATTATTCTTTTTCCGGGATGTACTTGTAGTCCAAAAGTCGATGTGATTGTCAATGGATATAAATGTTTTCCTTGTAGTTATTTATTCTGGGGTTTTgattcaattgagattttggagttagaacattcatttttgttgaaTCTGAAATTGAAACAACAGATTTCACTTTTGGGTCGCATGTCTGAAATGGAAAAAgcacttttaaaaaatgaatggatCCATGTGGAACTTAATTTTGTAAAGAATGTTTGGAATAAAGGGATCCAAGTGATTGAAAAACTAAGCAGTGCACAAATGGGAATCCACGTGAGGATGGAGAAAAGCAACGCAGAGGAGAACGTGATATTCACCGATCCTCATAGAGAATATAGAAATACTTCATTATTACAATTTGAGCCTCCTCTGAAAAAGCAAAGATTGGTGGAAGTGGTAGTTTCAGACACAGAAATTTGA